The Benincasa hispida cultivar B227 chromosome 11, ASM972705v1, whole genome shotgun sequence genome has a segment encoding these proteins:
- the LOC120092148 gene encoding uncharacterized protein LOC120092148: MSRPWVLVCLLLLIVFSSQFEWRQQYENELEAGPNASQREPHMSEREEAVKEKIILSQEKNIQRLNELVQSLRRQLLQCKGEHEAVNSTVTPMTELLTVFDQQPMLDD; encoded by the exons ATGTCAAGACCTTGGGTTCTTGTCTGTCTGCTGTTACTGATCGTGTTCTCCTCACAATTTGAGTGGAGGCAACAGTATGAGAATGAGCTTGAAGCAGGTCCAAACGCTTCACAGAGAGAACCCCATATGTCTGAAAGAGAGGAAGCTGTAAAAGAAAAG ATTATTCTTTCCCAGGAGAAAAATATCCAGAGATTGAATGAGTTGGTGCAGAGTCTTAGAAGACAGTTACTCCAGTGCAAGGGTGAACATGAGGCCGTGAATAGCACGGTGACGCCCATGACTGAACTTCTAACAGTGTTCGACCAGCAGCCGATGCTAGATGATTAG
- the LOC120091138 gene encoding MTOR-associated protein MEAK7 isoform X2, which yields MGNAQSPQTNPRFVTASRAFTQKELEDLKSLFLSLAAQSNSNGKFVSPSVFQGTYEKGTNEEIEEFIYQLLDVSDDGALDRSDLESVLIAILNSVFSSTNNEPGLDSHQDAIQIFVRAATFSENNERFTYEDFKNWCTLLPSIRKFLGSLLMPPDIGRHGCQVPKLVYGENIDSNLMLMKKEYTWHLGGALPQHELEEWRLLYHSAINGLSFTTFLGNITNDGGPTLLIVKDKEGYIYGGYASQAWERHGDFYGDLKSFLFQLYPKAAIFKPTGANNNIQWCAVNFSSDSIPNGIGFGGRVNHFGLFVSASFDQVQTFECTTFGSPCLSKTNRVELEVIECWGVGQQEKQSGTNENNGVKGSVLERFKEDRHMLNMVGLANSSE from the exons ATGGGCAACGCTCAATCACCTCAAACAAATCCTCGCTTCGTAACAGCTTCCAG AGCTTTTACCCAGAAGGAACTCGAAGATCTCAAGTCACTGTTCCTCTCTCTTGCTGCTCAATCAAATAGTAATGGCAAATTCGTATCCCCCTCTGTTTTCCAG GGCACTTATGAGAAAggaacaaatgaagaaattgaagAGTTCATCTATCAGTTACTAGATGTGTCAGATGATGGTGCCCTTGACAG GTCTGATCTGGAATCGGTTCTAATAGCAATTTTGAATTCTGTATTCTCCTCAACAAATAATGAACCTGGATTGGATTCACATCAGGATGCCATACAAATATTTGTTCGTGCAGCAACTTTCTCAGAGAATAATGAACGATTTACTTATGAAGATTTCAAAAACTGGTGTACTCTGCTTCCATCTATCAGGAAGTTTCTCGGAAGCTTACTAATGCCACCTGATATAG GGAGACATGGTTGTCAAGTTCCAAAGCTGGTTTATGGGGAAAATATAGATTCTAATCTTATGTTAATGAAGAAGGAATATACTTGGCATTTAGGAGGAGCTCTTCCTCAGCATGAGCTAGAGGAGTGGAGACTACTTTACCATAGTGCAATAAATGGGCTGAGTTTCACGACATTTTTGGGTAATATAAC AAACGATGGAGGACCGACACTGCTGATAGTGAAGGATAAAGAAGGTTACATATATGGAGGCTATGCTTCTCAGGCATGGGAGAGGCATGGTGATTTCTATGGAGACCTGAAATCATTTCTATTTCAGCTGTATCCAAAGGCAGCCATATTCAAACCAACTGGCGCAAACAATAACATACAATGG TGCGCGGTCAATTTCAGTTCAGATAGCATTCCAAATGGCATAGGGTTTGGAGGACGGGTGAACCACTTCGGTCTGTTTGTGTCGGCGAGCTTTGATCAGGTGCAGACATTCGAGTGTACAACATTCGGGAGCCCATGCCTGTCAAAGACGAACCGAGTAGAGCTGGAAGTGATAGAGTGCTGGGGAGTAGGGCAGCAGGAAAAGCAGAGTGGGACTAATGAGAATAATGGAGTAAAAGGTAGTGTGTTGGAGAGGTTTAAAGAGGATCGCCATATGCTCAACATGGTTGGCCTGGCCAATTCAAGTGAATGA
- the LOC120091138 gene encoding MTOR-associated protein MEAK7 isoform X1 yields MGNAQSPQTNPRFVTASRAFTQKELEDLKSLFLSLAAQSNSNGKFVSPSVFQSYFGLRSPLGERLFDLVTQKRKDQKFTYEDLVIAKGTYEKGTNEEIEEFIYQLLDVSDDGALDRSDLESVLIAILNSVFSSTNNEPGLDSHQDAIQIFVRAATFSENNERFTYEDFKNWCTLLPSIRKFLGSLLMPPDIGRHGCQVPKLVYGENIDSNLMLMKKEYTWHLGGALPQHELEEWRLLYHSAINGLSFTTFLGNITNDGGPTLLIVKDKEGYIYGGYASQAWERHGDFYGDLKSFLFQLYPKAAIFKPTGANNNIQWCAVNFSSDSIPNGIGFGGRVNHFGLFVSASFDQVQTFECTTFGSPCLSKTNRVELEVIECWGVGQQEKQSGTNENNGVKGSVLERFKEDRHMLNMVGLANSSE; encoded by the exons ATGGGCAACGCTCAATCACCTCAAACAAATCCTCGCTTCGTAACAGCTTCCAG AGCTTTTACCCAGAAGGAACTCGAAGATCTCAAGTCACTGTTCCTCTCTCTTGCTGCTCAATCAAATAGTAATGGCAAATTCGTATCCCCCTCTGTTTTCCAG TCATATTTTGGACTTCGTAGTCCTCTTGGAGAAAGGTTGTTCGATTTAGTGACACAGAAGCGCAAGGATCAGAAATTTACTTATGAAGACCTCGTTATAGCTAAA GGCACTTATGAGAAAggaacaaatgaagaaattgaagAGTTCATCTATCAGTTACTAGATGTGTCAGATGATGGTGCCCTTGACAG GTCTGATCTGGAATCGGTTCTAATAGCAATTTTGAATTCTGTATTCTCCTCAACAAATAATGAACCTGGATTGGATTCACATCAGGATGCCATACAAATATTTGTTCGTGCAGCAACTTTCTCAGAGAATAATGAACGATTTACTTATGAAGATTTCAAAAACTGGTGTACTCTGCTTCCATCTATCAGGAAGTTTCTCGGAAGCTTACTAATGCCACCTGATATAG GGAGACATGGTTGTCAAGTTCCAAAGCTGGTTTATGGGGAAAATATAGATTCTAATCTTATGTTAATGAAGAAGGAATATACTTGGCATTTAGGAGGAGCTCTTCCTCAGCATGAGCTAGAGGAGTGGAGACTACTTTACCATAGTGCAATAAATGGGCTGAGTTTCACGACATTTTTGGGTAATATAAC AAACGATGGAGGACCGACACTGCTGATAGTGAAGGATAAAGAAGGTTACATATATGGAGGCTATGCTTCTCAGGCATGGGAGAGGCATGGTGATTTCTATGGAGACCTGAAATCATTTCTATTTCAGCTGTATCCAAAGGCAGCCATATTCAAACCAACTGGCGCAAACAATAACATACAATGG TGCGCGGTCAATTTCAGTTCAGATAGCATTCCAAATGGCATAGGGTTTGGAGGACGGGTGAACCACTTCGGTCTGTTTGTGTCGGCGAGCTTTGATCAGGTGCAGACATTCGAGTGTACAACATTCGGGAGCCCATGCCTGTCAAAGACGAACCGAGTAGAGCTGGAAGTGATAGAGTGCTGGGGAGTAGGGCAGCAGGAAAAGCAGAGTGGGACTAATGAGAATAATGGAGTAAAAGGTAGTGTGTTGGAGAGGTTTAAAGAGGATCGCCATATGCTCAACATGGTTGGCCTGGCCAATTCAAGTGAATGA
- the LOC120091139 gene encoding 40S ribosomal protein S17-like, with product MGRVRTKTVKKSSRQVIERYYSRMTLDFHTNKKILEEVAIIPSKRLRNKIAGFSTHLMKRIQKGPVRGISLKLQEEERERRMDFVPDISAVKTDQIEVDKETLDMLSALGMNDIPGLVQVDPTVPQQVGFGLGGRGRRY from the coding sequence ATGGGTCGCGTTCGAACCAAAACAGTGAAAAAATCTTCCCGTCAAGTTATTGAGCGTTACTACTCGCGCATGACCCTAGACTTCCATACGAACAAGAAGATCCTCGAAGAAGTCGCCATTATTCCCTCTAAGAGGCTACGAAATAAGATCGCCGGATTCTCCACTCACCTAATGAAGCGGATCCAGAAGGGACCTGTTCGCGGCATCTCTCTGAAACTTCAAGAGGAAGAGCGCGAGCGCCGTATGGACTTCGTCCCCGACATCTCCGCCGTTAAAACCGATCAAATCGAGGTCGACAAGGAGACTCTCGATATGCTTTCTGCGCTGGGAATGAACGATATTCCTGGGCTTGTCCAGGTCGATCCGACTGTTCCGCAGCAGGTTGGATTTGGATTGGGAGGTCGCGGTAGGAGGTACTGA